GCCCCCTACCTGGAACAGCGTGGTGCCCAGGTAATACTCCACCAGGATGCACCCGATGCTCCACACGTCACAGGAATGGTCCCAGCCCAGATCTGGAAGGCCATCGCCACCACAAAGAGCACTTCATTAGAGGGTTTTATTAATCTGCATTTCATTCAATGAATATCTTTTTATAatcctattttttattttgacttCCATcgtcatttttgtattttaaaatggaTCCAGGTGAAAGCACTTGTGTTTCAAGGTGCTCTATAACCACATTCAGCGTCACTATAGTACAGCCGTGACCACGCCCGCCGTCTCCGGGACAGACACCCACCTAGGATGACCTCGGGGGCGCGGTAGTGCCGGGTGGACACCACCGACGTGTGGTGCTCGTGTTCATAGGTGGCGTTGCCAAAGTCCACAACCTTCACCTCCGGGTTCTTCAGGGTgcgctggtctctcctctgagggggggggacaagacAGTGACTAGAGGACCCTGTCATAAAGCCACCCATACAGCCCTGGGTGTTCACAGCGTGCATGAGGAAGGGGGATCCGATTCCTCACCAGTATGGGGCTGTACTCGATGTCGTACTGGGAGTCGATGAAGAGGATGTTCTCCGGCTTCAGGTCCGTGTGCGTGAGCTTGTTCTTATGCAGaactgtgagggagagggaaggggggggttaATAAAGACACGGGATGAAGTGCTAGAGAAGGCCTGTGGTCGTCTCCGGGGCGATTGAGCGGTGTGTGACGCTGTACTCACAGCGGCACGCTCTAACGATGCTGTAGGCCATGTGCTGGATGTTCTCGATGGGGAAAGGCTGGAAGTTGTTCTCCTTCAGGAAGTCGTAGGTGCTGAGGCCGAGCAGCTCGAAGGCGATGCACACGTGGCCGTGGTAGTCGAACCAGTCCAACATGCGCACACATGGACTGAGGACACAAGATCAACACATTGGTCCAAGAGTCGGTGCTGAGGATGAGCCGATAGACTGGCGGATGGTGGAACTGTCTACTCACTATTTGCGGTCGTAATCCAGCGAGTTCATCTGTTCAAGGACCTCTACCTCAGACAAGGCCGCCTCTCGGTAGCGGTCAATGTTCTTAATGATCTTCAGAGCCATGCGAGGTCCACCACTGCTGAACATCCAAAACAACAACGTGTGAGGAAAACATGTTGCGTGGGAAACAGATCAGTAATTGAACAGCGAGTGAACACGAACGGCCCCGAGACTTACTTGTTATGATCAATGCATTCCACCACCTTCCCGAAGGCTCCTTCTCCTAGAGTGGACATTATCTCATCTACGGGGAATGAGAGAGACGTAGTTAGCACCGCGGCACGGACGGCGGTGGACAACACAGGCCTCCTGCTGCTTCACTacctgacatacacacacgcactctgcTAAGCTAGTCTACATATGTGGCTGGTGTAGTCCAACACAACATTAAACTGTCACACTGCAGAGTGAGCTCTAGCCTTACAACTTATCTTAGCAAAGGGCCGGGGCCCTGGAGTCGGTCTACGCTCCGGTTTACTTAAGTCTGTGCAACTGAACAATCATCCAGACAACAAGACAGAAGACTGTGATAGAGAGTAGaaacagtaaaaataaaaaggtttatATTCTATACATCTCGCTCTCAGCATGTCTCCAATGTGATAGATGAGGTGACCCTCGCCATCATCCTCAACACTCCTGGATCTTTTCCTGCGCCGATGGCTCCTCCTCTGCACCGCGGGGAGTCGACCACATCAATAACCCATCATCAGCCAGTCAGCACCAGGCCGCCACAACGCGACATCATCGGCATTCATTCAACCGGGCCaagggggggtgtgggggaggtgTGGATAGATTCGGGCCGTTCAGTAACACCGCCGGGCGAATGGACGGAGCAGCAAATTCAAATTCAGCCCCACCAGAGAAAGGCATTTGGGCGGCAGCCACCACATAGTGTGTGTTACAGAAGAAAAACATGGCAACAAGATATTTTTTTAGATGAGAGACTTTCTCAGTGGtacagaaaataaaaatcatACGCAGAGCACAAGCTTGTAGACCTTGGTTTAACAGCTTTAACCATTGACAATCCCCAGTAGTTCAGCCCGCTATGATGTTTACAAGCTCCCCCCCAGGTCAATCTACCCCTTTAGTTTGGGACTTAACCAAACTAACCCAACCGATGCTTAACTAGTCCAACACATACATCAATGACAGCAGtggcacaggcacgcacatacaACACCCAACACCAGTGACAAATGAGCCTGATCTTTAGGTGGGGtacaggaggggggagacaaagagagagggtggggggagggttcCCATACCGAGTACGAGCTGTGGTGGGAGGGGCTCCGGCGGCGGCCGCGGTCCCGTCGCCGGCTCCTGCTGCGCCGGCTGCGACCGCTCCGCCCGCTGCGGCACGACGACTTGCTGTAGTGGTGCCACTCCCGGTCACGCATGTCCCGCTGGTCCCGGGTGTCCCGGGTGTCTCGCTGGTCCCGGGTGTCCCGGATCTCTCGCTGGTCCCGGGCGTCTCGCTGGTCCCTACAGACGGGCTCCCGGTCCCGGGGCTCCCGGGGGTCCCGGCAGGCGGGGCCGCGGCCGTCCTTGTAGCCCATGGCCCCGCTGGCGTCCCGGTACGCCAGGCTGTCCCTGGAGGCCGGCTTCTGGTTGAGGTTGCGGGTCTCCAGGTAATGGCTGCAGGGGGAaccagacggacagagaggtgAGACACAGACAGGGGGGCCGTAGAGGCTGGGGCGAGGGGCCTGCCTGTTTGAAACTCTACACCAAGGCCCTTTAAGCAATGCAATTTATTTAGAAACGTACTGGTTTACAGTCACCACCCCCCCGCCTCAATAGAGGAGCCTGTGGCTGACAGCGAGGCACATATCTGGGGTATCTCAAGTATGAAATGATTGCCGGCGTTTCTGCGGGCTACTGCTGAGGTGGGACGCCggacccccaccctctccttctcctaccAAGAGAGCGACAGGAGGAGTTACCCACGTCTCCACCGCCTCTACAATATGACCCAGCTCCATGTCTTCACCATGGCTGTGGGGCAACGTGGCTCTGCCCACTGCTACCATTTACAGTGCTGCCATGACGCCCTACTGTCACCGGCTGATAACTGGAGCCCTAGCACCCTGGGCCCTAGCCCCCTGAGCCCTAGCACCCTGGGCCCTAGCCCCAGCTCCCTGAGGGTGTCAGCTCTCTTCCAGAAGCAGGTCAGCTCCCCGGGGGGGGGATTATATTTAGCGCTGATCTGGAATCTTCCCAGAGTTTAATCCACAACCGTTTGAACACTCAACAGCAGTCTGCCTGCCGCGCGGGCTGACCTGAACACCTTGTTTGGTCAGTTTGTATCCGGGCAATTATGGGATCAGCACCACCTTTACAACCACAAAAAGGACACGCTAATGTTTCTGACAGCACAGTGTAATGCACGTGGACCACATCATCACTGACTGTGCTCCGATTTAAACATGCATTAACTCAcgaccacacccccccccccccccccctccgtttccAATATCAGCCCAACACTCAGGTAACGACGGATTCTTTGATAGTAAtctgaaaacaaacatttaaaccCTCTTCATGTTTCCCAGCGTCAGTCTTAACCAAGACACGCAGAGTGCAGATTATTCTGTAGAAACGCGCTCAAACCATGGACGTAAACAACCGACATATTGTTTAAAGCTGACGATGAGAAACACAAGTGGATCTG
The DNA window shown above is from Gadus chalcogrammus isolate NIFS_2021 chromosome 10, NIFS_Gcha_1.0, whole genome shotgun sequence and carries:
- the LOC130390309 gene encoding dual specificity protein kinase CLK4-like isoform X2, which codes for MNMRQSKRMRSRSPGLWQNEYSWEERVDGRKRRRRDSHSSERENKSRRQHSHYRPYDGHYLETRNLNQKPASRDSLAYRDASGAMGYKDGRGPACRDPREPRDREPVCRDQRDARDQREIRDTRDQRDTRDTRDQRDMRDREWHHYSKSSCRSGRSGRSRRSRSRRRDRGRRRSPSHHSSYSRRSHRRRKRSRSVEDDGEGHLIYHIGDMLRARYEIMSTLGEGAFGKVVECIDHNNGGPRMALKIIKNIDRYREAALSEVEVLEQMNSLDYDRKYPCVRMLDWFDYHGHVCIAFELLGLSTYDFLKENNFQPFPIENIQHMAYSIVRACRFLHKNKLTHTDLKPENILFIDSQYDIEYSPILRRDQRTLKNPEVKVVDFGNATYEHEHHTSVVSTRHYRAPEVILDLGWDHSCDVWSIGCILVEYYLGTTLFQTHDSKEHLAMMERILGPIPTHLLQKTRIGIVFSRKRRYVHRYKLDWDGNSSSGRFVKKSCKPLKEYMMCQSEDHQNFFDMVEKMMAYDPAKRLTLEQAMRHPFLAGLHKTNSSRNHHRSSSNHNNSSSSRSSRGSKF
- the LOC130390309 gene encoding dual specificity protein kinase CLK4-like isoform X4, which produces MNMRQSKRMRSRSPGLWQNEYSWEERVDGRKRRRRDSHSSERENKSRRQHSHYRPYDGHYLETRNLNQKPASRDSLAYRDASGAMGYKDGRGPACRDPREPRDREPVCRDQRDARDQREIRDTRDQRDTRDTRDQRDMRDREWHHYSKSSCRSGRSGRSRRSRSRRRDRGRRRSPSHHSSYSRRSHRRRKRSRSVEDDGEGHLIYHIGDMLRARYEIMSTLGEGAFGKVVECIDHNNGGPRMALKIIKNIDRYREAALSEVEVLEQMNSLDYDRKYPCVRMLDWFDYHGHVCIAFELLGLSTYDFLKENNFQPFPIENIQHMAYSIVRACRFLHKNKLTHTDLKPENILFIDSQYDIEYSPILRRDQRTLKNPEVKVVDFGNATYEHEHHTSVVSTRHYRAPEVILDLGWDHSCDVWSIGCILVEYYLGTTLFQTHDSKEHLAMMERILGPIPTHLLQKTRKRRYVHRYKLDWDGNSSSGRFVKKSCKPLKEYMMCQSEDHQNFFDMVEKMMAYDPAKRLTLEQAMRHPFLAGLHKTNSSRNHHRSSSNHNNSSSSRSSRGSKF
- the LOC130390309 gene encoding dual specificity protein kinase CLK4-like isoform X1, whose amino-acid sequence is MNMRQSKRMRSRSPGLWQNEYSWEERVDGRKRRRRDSHSSERENKSRRQHSHYRPYDGHYLETRNLNQKPASRDSLAYRDASGAMGYKDGRGPACRDPREPRDREPVCRDQRDARDQREIRDTRDQRDTRDTRDQRDMRDREWHHYSKSSCRSGRSGRSRRSRSRRRDRGRRRSPSHHSSYSRRSHRRRKRSRSVEDDGEGHLIYHIGDMLRARYEIMSTLGEGAFGKVVECIDHNNSGGPRMALKIIKNIDRYREAALSEVEVLEQMNSLDYDRKYPCVRMLDWFDYHGHVCIAFELLGLSTYDFLKENNFQPFPIENIQHMAYSIVRACRFLHKNKLTHTDLKPENILFIDSQYDIEYSPILRRDQRTLKNPEVKVVDFGNATYEHEHHTSVVSTRHYRAPEVILDLGWDHSCDVWSIGCILVEYYLGTTLFQTHDSKEHLAMMERILGPIPTHLLQKTRIGIVFSRKRRYVHRYKLDWDGNSSSGRFVKKSCKPLKEYMMCQSEDHQNFFDMVEKMMAYDPAKRLTLEQAMRHPFLAGLHKTNSSRNHHRSSSNHNNSSSSRSSRGSKF
- the LOC130390309 gene encoding dual specificity protein kinase CLK4-like isoform X3, with translation MNMRQSKRMRSRSPGLWQNEYSWEERVDGRKRRRRDSHSSERENKSRRQHSHYRPYDGHYLETRNLNQKPASRDSLAYRDASGAMGYKDGRGPACRDPREPRDREPVCRDQRDARDQREIRDTRDQRDTRDTRDQRDMRDREWHHYSKSSCRSGRSGRSRRSRSRRRDRGRRRSPSHHSSYSRRSHRRRKRSRSVEDDGEGHLIYHIGDMLRARYEIMSTLGEGAFGKVVECIDHNNSGGPRMALKIIKNIDRYREAALSEVEVLEQMNSLDYDRKYPCVRMLDWFDYHGHVCIAFELLGLSTYDFLKENNFQPFPIENIQHMAYSIVRACRFLHKNKLTHTDLKPENILFIDSQYDIEYSPILRRDQRTLKNPEVKVVDFGNATYEHEHHTSVVSTRHYRAPEVILDLGWDHSCDVWSIGCILVEYYLGTTLFQTHDSKEHLAMMERILGPIPTHLLQKTRKRRYVHRYKLDWDGNSSSGRFVKKSCKPLKEYMMCQSEDHQNFFDMVEKMMAYDPAKRLTLEQAMRHPFLAGLHKTNSSRNHHRSSSNHNNSSSSRSSRGSKF